The Staphylococcus haemolyticus region TTATAGGAGGTCATTTCATCATGACACAAATTACTTTTAAAAATAATCCAATTCATTTAGCTGGTTCTGAAGTATCAGAAGGGCAACATGCTCCTGACTTTAAAGTATTAGATAACGATTTAAATGAAGTTAGTTTAGAAAATTATAAAGGTCAAAAGAAATTAATCAGCGTTGTACCTTCTATTGATACAGGTGTGTGTGACCAACAAACTCGTAAATTTAATGAAGAAGCGGCGCAAGAAGACGGTGTTGTTTTAACGATTTCTGCAGATTTACCATTTGCTCAAAAAAGATGGTGTGCATCAAATGGTTTAGATAACGTTATCACTTTAAGTGACCATAAAGACTTATCATTTGGTCAACAATATGGTGTCGTTATGGAAGAGTTAAGATTATTAGCTCGTTCTGTATTTGTATTAGATAGCAATGACAAAGTTGTATATAAAGAATTAGTTAGCGAAGGTACTGATTTTCCTAACTTTGATGCTGCATTAGAAGCATATCGCAACATTTAATATCAATTTTTAGATGATAGATATAACGTAAAAGTGTCCATATTTATTTCAAAAATGCTACTTTAAATTAGCGTTGATTATTTTTAAGAAATAAACCGAATGGACACTTTTTTAATGGAGAGGATTAAGTTTATGAGTGAAGAACAAACAATC contains the following coding sequences:
- the tpx gene encoding thiol peroxidase gives rise to the protein MTQITFKNNPIHLAGSEVSEGQHAPDFKVLDNDLNEVSLENYKGQKKLISVVPSIDTGVCDQQTRKFNEEAAQEDGVVLTISADLPFAQKRWCASNGLDNVITLSDHKDLSFGQQYGVVMEELRLLARSVFVLDSNDKVVYKELVSEGTDFPNFDAALEAYRNI